From one Microlunatus sp. Gsoil 973 genomic stretch:
- a CDS encoding ABC transporter ATP-binding protein, with protein MTESVLALEQTRPATTIPADRGVAVELTGVTKAYGNVRAVDGVDLAIRSGEMVAILGPNGAGKSTITELITGLIRPDTGSSRVFGRTPSTAVADGMVGAMLQSGALLHDATTRDVLRLMHGLHPHPLPIPDVIELADLGEFLQTKTDKLSGGQAQRLRFALAIMPDPQLLILDEPTVAMDVELRRSFWASMRTLSEGGRTVLFATHYLEEADQIADRIVVLDRGRVVADGTSAQIKSRVAGKMITVAEDGVRLEQLVQLPAVVGADRDARRIVLHTTDSDLTLRALITRYPGAHDIEIASARLEDAFLALTSHDQQIHDQQIHDQQTADQQNHGRKDG; from the coding sequence GTGACCGAATCTGTGCTGGCCCTCGAACAGACCCGCCCGGCGACAACGATCCCGGCCGACCGCGGCGTGGCCGTTGAACTGACCGGTGTGACCAAGGCCTACGGCAACGTCCGGGCTGTCGACGGCGTCGACCTGGCGATCCGTTCCGGGGAGATGGTGGCCATCCTCGGGCCGAACGGCGCCGGCAAGTCCACCATCACCGAGCTGATCACCGGGCTGATCCGGCCGGACACGGGGAGCAGCCGGGTCTTCGGCAGGACGCCGAGCACCGCGGTCGCCGACGGCATGGTCGGTGCGATGCTGCAGAGCGGTGCGCTGCTGCACGATGCCACCACCCGCGACGTGCTGCGGCTGATGCACGGGCTGCACCCGCACCCGCTGCCGATCCCCGACGTCATCGAGCTCGCCGATCTGGGCGAATTCCTGCAGACCAAGACCGACAAGCTGTCCGGCGGTCAGGCGCAGCGGCTGCGCTTCGCGCTGGCGATCATGCCCGATCCCCAGTTGCTGATCCTGGACGAGCCGACGGTGGCGATGGACGTGGAACTGCGGCGTTCGTTCTGGGCGTCGATGCGGACGCTCTCCGAGGGCGGACGGACGGTGCTCTTCGCCACCCACTACCTGGAGGAGGCCGACCAGATCGCCGACCGGATCGTGGTGCTTGACCGTGGCCGGGTGGTCGCCGATGGCACGAGTGCCCAGATCAAGTCCCGGGTGGCCGGCAAGATGATCACAGTTGCCGAGGACGGCGTACGGCTGGAGCAGTTGGTGCAGTTGCCGGCGGTTGTCGGTGCCGATCGGGATGCCCGTCGGATCGTGCTGCACACGACGGACTCGGATCTGACGTTGCGCGCCCTGATCACCCGGTACCCCGGCGCGCACGACATCGAGATCGCGTCCGCCAGGCTGGAGGACGCCTTCCTGGCGCTCACCAGCCATGATCAACAGATCCATGATCAACAGATCCATGATCAACAAACTGCTGATCAACAGAACCATGGACGGAAGGACGGCTGA
- a CDS encoding ABC transporter permease: MTAVTTIPVRPRMRPAPLHYAMHTLRLTMKSRGFLVFSLITPLILYVVFSQIFGGSTQGGTNWSAIYMVSMAAYGSLGGAMSGGAQLAVERRSGWFRQLSVTGLRPQAFLLAKAAVVMIITLPALFLVFIAGYLVGGVRAPFGDWLGAMGMMWLALVPLALLGLVIGLWVKAETVQPLTTLVLLVLSLMGGLWFPAQLMPDGMRVAAELTPSYWLATLGRYPFMPGAFPWDGVAVLGGWTIVLTVLGALGYRRAAATSKR, encoded by the coding sequence ATGACTGCCGTAACAACCATTCCAGTGCGTCCTCGGATGCGCCCGGCGCCGCTGCACTACGCGATGCACACTCTGCGGCTGACGATGAAGAGTCGCGGCTTCCTGGTGTTCTCGCTGATCACCCCGTTGATCCTGTACGTCGTCTTCAGCCAGATCTTCGGCGGGTCCACCCAGGGTGGCACCAACTGGTCGGCGATCTACATGGTCTCGATGGCGGCGTACGGCTCCCTCGGCGGAGCGATGAGCGGTGGCGCTCAGCTGGCTGTCGAACGCCGGTCCGGCTGGTTCCGGCAACTCAGCGTCACCGGATTGCGGCCGCAGGCGTTCCTGCTGGCCAAGGCGGCTGTGGTGATGATCATCACCCTGCCGGCACTGTTCCTGGTCTTCATCGCCGGCTATCTGGTCGGCGGGGTACGGGCGCCGTTCGGTGACTGGCTGGGCGCGATGGGGATGATGTGGCTTGCCCTGGTGCCGCTGGCCCTGCTCGGCCTCGTCATCGGGCTGTGGGTCAAGGCCGAGACCGTGCAGCCGCTGACCACGCTGGTCCTGCTGGTGCTGTCGTTGATGGGCGGCCTGTGGTTCCCCGCGCAGCTGATGCCCGACGGTATGCGGGTCGCGGCGGAGCTGACCCCGTCCTACTGGCTGGCAACCCTCGGCCGGTATCCGTTCATGCCGGGCGCCTTCCCGTGGGATGGCGTCGCCGTCCTCGGCGGGTGGACAATCGTACTGACCGTGCTCGGTGCCCTGGGTTATCGTCGAGCTGCGGCCACGAGCAAGCGCTGA